From Mya arenaria isolate MELC-2E11 chromosome 12, ASM2691426v1, the proteins below share one genomic window:
- the LOC128211044 gene encoding uncharacterized protein LOC128211044, which yields METIFDKTMEFKQKLGIEINQFKREHISCGATITYLDSLTLEHFVNIQQPSLNAENLIFGEYMRLSVVEYLTTILTSTQAQECCVAVPDVHHHLRHRVLSKWRQHVSGEDIAVLERSCMIRADIVVNLGRDCSDMRNLVYVLLRHVEREIDGSILTLDFLRG from the exons ATGGAAACCATTTTTGACAAGACCATGGAATTCAAGCAGAAATTGGGAATCGAAATAAATCAGTTT AAAAGAGAGCATATAAGTTGTGGAGCAACAATAACATATCTAGATTCGCTAACATTGGAACACTTTGTCAACATACAACAACCATCCTTGAATGCTGAG aaCTTAATTTTTGGAGAGTACATGCGCCTGTCTGTAGTGGAATACCTCACAACAATCCTGACATCCACGCAAGCCCAGGAATGTTGCGTTGCTGTCCCTGACGTACATCACCATCTGAGGCACAGAGTCCTCAGCAAGTGGCGACAGCATGTGAGTGGGGAGGATATAGCGGTCTTGGAGAGGTCGTGTATGATTCGTGCGGACATTGTGGTCAATTTGGGGAGGGACTGTAGTGATATGAGGAATCTTGTGTACGTTTTGCTCCGTCACGTTGAGAGGGAAATCGATGGATCGATTCTTACTCTGGACTTTCTGAGGGGATAA